Proteins encoded together in one Acanthochromis polyacanthus isolate Apoly-LR-REF ecotype Palm Island chromosome 12, KAUST_Apoly_ChrSc, whole genome shotgun sequence window:
- the LOC110952448 gene encoding H-2 class II histocompatibility antigen, A-U alpha chain-like, producing MRTICSSNMKLSAALILLLHSLGTVAQFVHDITYVIGCFENTTTTVEYEFDGEEILHIDDDRQEVVYTVPAYLMPDPAHIFGDLHIYRNALKAKRACVGVVAYCKVEGIDPEEVKDPPESFIYPEDEVVLGLENSLICFVNHFFPPSINVSWTKNGLPVSEGLSFSQYYPNNDQTFHRFSTLMFTPSKGDVYSCTVEHSALETSKTRIWDVEFPKSHQSLIADVYCGVGLCLGLLGVAVGTFLIVKGLHH from the exons ATGAGGACGATCTGCAGCTCAaacatgaagctctctgctgcttTAATCCTGCTGCTCCACAGCCTCGGCACCGTCGCACAAT tcgTTCATGATATCACCTACGTTATCGGCTGCTTTGAGAACACCACAACTACAGTAGAGTATGAATTCGACGGCGAGGAGATTTTGCACATAGACGACGACAGACAGGAGGTCGTGTACACTGTTCCAGCGTACCTTATGCCGGACCCCGCTCACATATTTGGAGATTTGCACATATACAGAAATGCTCTGAAAGCCAAGAGGGCGTGCGTGGGGGTTGTAGCATACTGCAAGGTGGAAGGCATCGATCCAGAAGAAGTTAAAG ACCCTCCTGAGAGCTTCATCTACCCTGAGGATGAAGTCGTTCTGGGACTCGAGAACAGCCTCATCTGCTTTGTGAACCATTTCTTCCCTCCGTCCATCAACGTCAGCTGGACCAAAAACGGCCTTCCGGTGTCAGAAGGCCTGTCTTTCAGTCAATATTATCCCAACAATGACCAAACCTTCCACCGGTTCTCGACGCTGATGTTCACGCCGAGCAAAGGCGATGTTTACAGCTGCACGGTGGAGCACTCAGCACTGGAGACGTCCAAAACAAGAATCTGGG atgttGAATTCCCCAAAAGTCATCAAAGTCTCATAGCAGATGTTTACTGTGGAGTCGGACTGTGTCTGGGCTTGTTGGGAGTCGCAGTTGGaacatttttaattgttaaaGGACTACACCATTAA